DNA from Bradyrhizobium japonicum USDA 6:
GCTCCGGCCAGGTCGAGACCATCGTGTTCGGCATCATGCTGGTGGCGCTGCTCCAGCTTGCGCCCGGCGGCGTCTGGCCCTGGCTGATGTCGTTCCTGCCGGAGCGCACCAATGGCAAGAAGCCGGACACCTCGCTGAAACTGGAGCAGCGCACCCGCGCGGCCGGCCAGTCCGGCGTCCTGCTCCAGGTCGAGAAGGCGCGAAAGCAGTTCGGCGGCGTGATCGCGGTCAACAACGTCTCCTTCGACGTGCAGGCGAAAGAGATCGTCGCGTTGATCGGACCGAACGGCGCCGGCAAGAGCACGACGTTCAACCTGATCACCGGCGTGCTGTCGGCGACCTCGGGCTCGATCTCGGTCCTCGGCAAGAAGGTCGACAGGGCGCCTCCGCAGGAGATCGTCAAGCTCGGCATCTCCCGCACCTTCCAGCATGTGAAGCTCGTCCCTGACATGACCGTGCTGGAGAACGTCGCGATCGGCGCGCATCTGCGCGGCCATTCGGGACCGATCTCCTCGATGCTGCGGCTCGACCGCGCCGATGAAGCGAGGCTGCTCGCGGAGGCCGCCCGCCAGATCGAGCGCGTGGGCCTCGCCGAGCAGATGCATCAGCTCGCAGGTTCGCTCTCGCTCGGCCAGCAGCGCATCGTCGAGATCGCGCGTGCGCTGTGCGTCGATCCGATGCTGCTGCTGCTCGACGAGCCGGCCGCCGGCCTGCGCCACATGGAGAAGCAGCGCCTTGCCACGCTGCTCCGCGAACTGCGCGACGGCGGCATGAGCGTGCTTCTTGTCGAGCACGACATGGGCTTCGTGATGAACCTCGCCGACCGCATCGTGGTGCTCGATTTCGGCACCAAGATCGCGGAAGGCACGCCCGCCACGATCAAGACCAATCCCGAAGTGATCAAGGCCTATCTCGGAGTGGCGGCATGAGTGCGCTGTTGTCCGTCGCCGACGCCCATGTCGCCTATGGCAAGGTCGAGGCCGTGCGTTCGGTCTCGCTCGAGGTCGGCGC
Protein-coding regions in this window:
- a CDS encoding branched-chain amino acid ABC transporter ATP-binding protein/permease; translation: MQSRLPILIFALLMAAIPHLPGMPPFWIVLLDNIGLAALVAMGLVLLTGVGGLTSFGQAAFVGFGAYTTAVLSTAYGLSPWLTLPLSLLVSGSLAVLLGLVTVRLSGHYLPLGTLAWGLGLFYLFSKLEFLGRNDGISAIPPLSIGSFKMLSPGSIYYAIWVAVILSALLTMNLLDSRTGRAIRALRRGHVAAEAFGVHTPRAKLLVFIHAAVLAGLSGWLYAHLQRAVNPTPFGAQAGIEYLFIAVVGGAGYVWGGVLGAAIVVVLKEVLQSYLPLILPGSGQVETIVFGIMLVALLQLAPGGVWPWLMSFLPERTNGKKPDTSLKLEQRTRAAGQSGVLLQVEKARKQFGGVIAVNNVSFDVQAKEIVALIGPNGAGKSTTFNLITGVLSATSGSISVLGKKVDRAPPQEIVKLGISRTFQHVKLVPDMTVLENVAIGAHLRGHSGPISSMLRLDRADEARLLAEAARQIERVGLAEQMHQLAGSLSLGQQRIVEIARALCVDPMLLLLDEPAAGLRHMEKQRLATLLRELRDGGMSVLLVEHDMGFVMNLADRIVVLDFGTKIAEGTPATIKTNPEVIKAYLGVAA